The following are encoded in a window of Spirochaeta cellobiosiphila DSM 17781 genomic DNA:
- a CDS encoding metal ABC transporter ATP-binding protein, which yields MITTKENAIVAEDVTIAYQDKPVVWDVDLKVPQGIMMAIIGPNGAGKSTLLKGLLGLIPLTAGKVSVFGESYIKQRKKVGYVPQRTAVDWDFPTTVIDVVLMGTYGRLGWFKKPGRDEYYQATEALEKVGMRDYSHRQISQLSGGQQQRVFLARALTQEAEVYLMDEPFQGVDAATERAIILLLKELKDQGKTVVAVHHDLQTVPEYFDWVTLLNVRRMAGGPVEEVFTQDNLRRTYGGRLSFLEDNNIRN from the coding sequence GTGATTACTACAAAGGAAAATGCAATAGTTGCGGAGGATGTAACTATTGCCTATCAGGATAAACCTGTCGTATGGGATGTTGATCTGAAAGTCCCTCAGGGTATTATGATGGCTATAATTGGTCCTAATGGTGCGGGAAAATCCACTTTACTAAAGGGACTTCTCGGACTCATTCCATTAACTGCTGGGAAGGTAAGTGTTTTTGGTGAATCCTATATAAAACAGCGTAAAAAAGTAGGTTATGTTCCTCAGCGTACAGCAGTAGACTGGGATTTTCCTACAACGGTTATTGATGTTGTTCTTATGGGGACTTATGGAAGGCTAGGTTGGTTTAAAAAGCCGGGACGTGATGAATACTATCAAGCTACAGAAGCTTTGGAAAAAGTAGGTATGAGGGATTATTCCCATCGTCAAATAAGCCAGCTATCAGGAGGACAACAACAGCGTGTCTTTTTGGCGAGAGCTTTAACTCAGGAGGCTGAGGTTTATCTGATGGATGAACCTTTTCAAGGTGTGGATGCTGCTACTGAAAGAGCCATCATTCTTCTCTTAAAAGAGCTAAAAGATCAAGGTAAGACCGTCGTTGCTGTTCATCATGACTTACAAACCGTTCCTGAATATTTTGATTGGGTTACCTTATTGAATGTGAGGCGAATGGCAGGAGGTCCCGTAGAAGAGGTTTTTACCCAAGATAATCTACGGAGAACTTACGGTGGGCGTTTATCCTTTTTAGAGGATAATAATATTAGGAACTAA
- a CDS encoding iron chelate uptake ABC transporter family permease subunit translates to MLELLQDFTLQTVASGAALLGLLSGALGSFALLRKQSLLGDSISHAALPGIVLAFIITGSKSSLVLLLGAAFAGWIGTWLILSIIRNTRLTSDGAQGVILSVFFGIGLLLLTYVQSQPNAAQAGLDKYLFGQAAALLPEDVLSSGILSILSLLILFFLWKEIKLMTFDPVYGESLGFSSKVTDFVITGLIVIAIVTGLQTVGVILMSSMLIAPAAAARQWTDRLGVMVILSSLFGSVAGVAGAILSSIIPNLPTGPTIVLCLTFLVCVSLFLAPNRGILSQMIKRFNNRYAFSLQKLLMELYYLEKDHDEVPAGHDKKTISLIRERKGSITVALNTLLSRGLVERTRDGLWRLTDRGRKEAVSLNGGASHDI, encoded by the coding sequence ATGTTGGAGTTACTTCAGGATTTTACTTTACAGACAGTAGCCTCTGGTGCTGCCTTACTTGGTTTATTATCAGGAGCTTTAGGATCCTTTGCTCTCTTACGTAAACAGAGTTTGCTAGGGGATTCTATCTCCCATGCAGCCCTTCCGGGAATTGTTTTGGCCTTTATTATAACCGGGAGTAAAAGCTCCCTTGTTCTCTTGTTAGGAGCGGCTTTTGCTGGCTGGATAGGTACGTGGCTTATCTTATCCATTATTAGAAATACCCGTCTTACCAGTGATGGGGCTCAGGGGGTAATCCTTAGTGTCTTTTTTGGGATTGGTTTATTATTACTGACCTATGTTCAGTCTCAACCCAATGCCGCTCAAGCCGGATTGGATAAATATCTCTTTGGACAAGCTGCTGCTTTATTACCAGAAGATGTCCTGTCATCAGGTATATTAAGCATTTTATCATTACTGATATTATTTTTCTTATGGAAAGAGATCAAACTCATGACTTTTGATCCTGTATATGGGGAAAGTCTTGGGTTTTCTTCGAAAGTCACTGATTTTGTTATCACCGGATTAATCGTGATTGCCATTGTAACGGGCTTGCAAACTGTGGGAGTTATCCTAATGAGCTCCATGTTAATTGCACCTGCTGCTGCGGCTAGACAATGGACCGATCGATTGGGAGTTATGGTTATTCTCTCGAGTCTATTTGGAAGTGTAGCTGGTGTAGCAGGAGCGATCCTATCCAGTATTATTCCTAACCTTCCTACAGGTCCAACAATTGTATTGTGTTTGACTTTTCTCGTATGTGTTTCTCTGTTTCTGGCCCCGAATCGGGGGATTCTATCGCAGATGATTAAGCGTTTTAATAACCGTTATGCTTTTTCCTTACAGAAGCTTCTTATGGAATTGTATTATCTGGAAAAAGATCATGATGAAGTTCCTGCTGGTCATGATAAGAAAACCATATCTCTGATCCGTGAACGAAAAGGAAGCATCACTGTTGCTTTAAACACTTTGCTCTCACGGGGGCTGGTGGAAAGAACCAGAGATGGCCTGTGGCGTCTAACCGATAGAGGTCGTAAGGAGGCTGTAAGTCTCAATGGAGGAGCTTCCCATGATATTTGA
- a CDS encoding metal ABC transporter solute-binding protein, Zn/Mn family, giving the protein MKKYILIALVVLSIIACNKETASKNKVYGESNKMDVVATIGMIGDVAQNIGGERVSVYSMMGPGVDPHLYKAKAGDVARLSDADLILYNGIHLEAKMGDILEKLSQTQNITMVSHVIPEDSLITVEQAHDPHIWFDVSNWIAVAGAIKDALISTDPAGIDVYQSHYDTYVKELQDLDNYVKKQAHTIPQDQRVLITAHDAFNYFGRAYGFEVRGLQGISTVDEAGTGDVRNLADFIADKKIGALFVESSVSPKSIKALQAAVINRGWNVTIGGELFSDAMGDSGSFKGTYIGMVTHNIDTIVSGLKGEDK; this is encoded by the coding sequence ATGAAAAAATATATATTAATAGCTTTAGTAGTCTTATCTATTATCGCTTGTAATAAAGAAACCGCTTCAAAAAATAAAGTTTATGGTGAGAGTAATAAAATGGATGTAGTCGCAACCATTGGAATGATAGGGGATGTAGCCCAGAATATAGGTGGTGAACGGGTTTCTGTGTATTCTATGATGGGCCCAGGTGTTGATCCCCATTTATATAAAGCAAAAGCTGGTGATGTAGCACGACTAAGTGATGCTGATCTAATATTGTATAATGGTATTCATCTGGAAGCTAAAATGGGTGATATTCTGGAAAAGCTTTCACAGACCCAAAATATTACTATGGTTTCCCATGTTATACCCGAGGATAGTCTTATAACAGTGGAACAAGCCCATGATCCTCATATCTGGTTTGATGTATCTAACTGGATTGCTGTGGCTGGTGCCATTAAGGACGCTCTTATCAGTACAGATCCTGCAGGTATAGACGTTTACCAATCACATTACGATACCTATGTGAAAGAGTTACAGGACCTGGATAATTATGTAAAGAAGCAGGCACATACCATTCCTCAAGATCAGAGGGTTCTTATAACAGCCCATGATGCGTTTAATTATTTTGGCAGAGCCTACGGATTTGAAGTACGTGGTTTACAGGGAATTAGTACTGTAGATGAAGCGGGTACTGGTGATGTGAGAAATCTGGCCGATTTCATAGCTGATAAAAAAATTGGCGCTCTCTTTGTTGAATCTTCCGTGTCTCCTAAGAGTATAAAAGCCCTTCAGGCTGCTGTCATTAATAGAGGTTGGAATGTGACTATCGGCGGAGAGCTATTCTCAGATGCTATGGGAGATTCTGGAAGTTTTAAAGGTACTTATATCGGTATGGTCACTCATAACATTGATACCATTGTTTCTGGTTTAAAAGGGGAGGACAAGTGA